The following are encoded in a window of Candida dubliniensis CD36 chromosome 4, complete sequence genomic DNA:
- a CDS encoding tRNA (guanine-N(7)-)-methyltransferase subunit, putative (Similar to S. cerevisiae TRM8), whose product MSESTEKQEQVSAEPHLAKDSKSKQQSIAATKRKQYREDKSQIRKQARFEVSTTPELEQSDSSTTTTTITELPKKRYYRQRAHSNPFSDHRLEYPKSPESMDWSKLYPKQYDISKVEIADIGCGYGGLMIKLGPQFPKSLILGLEIRVQVTQYVEDRIIALRKNQEIINSNKKESGDYSYQNIAVLRGNAMKFLPNFFVKGQLSKMFFCFPDPHFKQRKHKARIITNTLLSEYAYVLREGGVVYTITDVEDLHNWMVKHLDEHPLFERLSKEWEDQDKCVEIMYNATEEGQKVTRNKGSKWVACYKRLPNPDDCE is encoded by the coding sequence ATGTCTGAATCCACTGAGAAACAGGAACAAGTATCCGCTGAACCTCATTTAGCAAAAGattccaaatcaaaacaacaatcaatagCAGCAacgaaaagaaaacaatatcGTGAAGATAAATCTCAAATACGAAAACAAGCTAGATTTGAAGTATCAACCACTCCAGAACTTGAACAAAGtgattcatcaacaacaactacaacgATTACCGAGTTACCGAAAAAGAGATATTATCGTCAAAGAGCTCATTCAAACCCATTTTCAGATCATAGGTTAGAATACCCTAAAAGTCCTGAATCAATGGATTGGTCAAAATTATATCCTAAACAATATGATATTAGTAAAGTTGAAATTGCTGATATTGGATGTGGGTATGGAGGATTAATGATTAAATTAGGTCCTCAATTCCccaaatcattgattttgGGATTAGAAATTAGAGTTCAAGTGACACAATATGTGGAAGATCGTATTATTGCATTAAGAAAgaatcaagaaattataAACAGCAATAAAAAGGAAAGTGGTGATTATAGTTATCAAAACATTGCGGTGTTGAGAGGTAATGCCATGAAGTTTTTACCAAATTTCTTTGTTAAAGgacaattatcaaaaatgtTCTTTTGTTTCCCTGATCCTCATTTTAAACAACGTAAACATAAAGCAAGAATTATAACAAATACTTTACTAAGTGAATATGCATATGTATTGAGAGAAGGTGGGGTGGTTTATACCATTACTGACGTTGAAGATTTACATAATTGGATGGTTAAACATTTGGATGAACATCCATTATTTGAGAGATTAAGTAAAGAATGGGAAGATCAAGATAAATGTGTTGAGATAATGTATAATGCGACTGAGGAAGGACAAAAAGTGACTCGTAATAAAGGTTCAAAATGGGTAGCATGTTATAAGAGATTGCCAAATCCAGATGATTGTGAATAG
- a CDS encoding mitochondrial 54S ribosomal protein YmL11 (Similar to S. cerevisiae MRPL11) yields MLSHKLINTGILRNTSRISVNQWSKSFSTSIISSNQYADFIPANAEQEQFLSRQTEKPLFSRKTYLIDFYKHLYDSNEILLFVHHNNLNKSDNNKYRQELIKSGATLHVIKSSVFKLLLRSINEPDPAQKGLAAKNKDKVHDLDPLLAGPTAIITIPKSDPQVVASVMKVLKSANERLLLIGAKIEKNVMNLDEINQFKTLPTKESLQGQLVGLLTMAGGAGLVRTLETPANALYLNLDQRKKDMEGPKQEETENKE; encoded by the coding sequence ATGTTGTCTCATAAACTTATTAATACTGGTATATTACGAAATACCTCCAGAATATCGGTGAATCAATGgtcaaaatcattttcgACCTCAATAATCTCTTCCAACCAATACGCTGATTTTATACCTGCCAATGCtgaacaagaacaatttTTATCTAGACAGACTGAGAAACCATTATTTTCTAGAAAAACctatttaattgatttttacAAGCATTTATACGATAGCAATGAAATCTTATTATTTGTTCAccataataatttaaacaaatctgacaataataaatatcgacaagaattgatcaaatcagGAGCAACTTTACATGTTATTAAATCTAGTGTATTTAAGTTATTATTGAGATCTATCAATGAACCTGACCCAGCACAAAAGGGGTTAGCAGCCAAgaataaagataaagttCATGATTTAGATCCATTGCTTGCTGGACCAACAGCAATTATAACAATCCCAAAGAGTGATCCTCAAGTGGTTGCATCAGTAATGAAAGTTTTAAAGAGTGCCAATGAAAGATTACTTTTAATTGGTGCTAAGATTGAAAAGAATGTAATGAATCTTGAtgaaatcaatcaattcaagaCCTTGCCTACTAAGGAATCTTTACAAGGACAATTAGTTGGATTATTGACTATGGCTGGTGGTGCTGGATTAGTTAGAACTTTGGAAACTCCTGCAAATGCATTATACTTGAATTTGGatcaaagaaagaaagatatGGAAGGCCctaaacaagaagaaacagaaaataAAGAGTAG
- a CDS encoding RNAse III, putative (Similar to S. cerevisiae RNT1;~In S. cerevisiae: RNAase III; cleaves a stem-loop structure at the 3' end of U2 snRNA to ensure formation of the correct U2 3' end): MSSFSQKNLAAQNIAETANKGFMSYIHNWTSTSQQEDNKVISSNLDDLLSVSDIDSDTSMSTNNSSKNHHSSKRSSPAPIPSTATKKAKITDAYLKELSAYHEPVFDRPPPTTIGILDMNQLEHSTKTMQKCVSSILEKAPNCNQLQYLIESNEIDNSTRIELQDNPLISTATKLKSLHEIGKLPILDQIINDEVEISENDLKNLKKVPVKSNSVKVNSHRDTVPEIESTGVDHDMPPLPPIKDPKLFERVFVHRSTVNNKQYLEANQLLHSHNERLEFYGDSILNNLVTLIIFKEFPDSAEGDLSKIRSRLVNNKTLVKFAFQYGFDKKLRTRISENVLKTGDQKIFADVFEAYIGALALEKGLEVEDVKEWLAKLYAPLIHELKIEYIEDPIDREAKSKLYALIGQDDLHPIYNTIQMGDGINHKFIVQCTINGEELGRGSANSLKEAGLRAAMAGLNNTEILKKYFVARQQIERPIKLQRLERENAKKREIAERLEQEKNNLPSTPSSPIRTSMFPIPVNENEPLDIDAKNKLYGILGRKIGDKPIYLTSQVNGNLFRVVLNVRSILICEATDPSKKKAMARVAQTLLENESAMREICKDFRTRDSPE; encoded by the coding sequence ATGTCATCGTTTTCTCAAAAAAATCTAGCAGCACAAAATATAGCAGAAACGGCCAACAAAGGGTTTATGAGTTACATCCACAACTGGACCTCTACCAGTCAACAAGAAGACAATAAAGTAATCTCATCAAATCTTGACGATCTTTTAAGTGTATCAGATATAGATTCAGACACTAGTATGCTGACCAACAACAGTTCGAAAAACCACCACTCATCGAAAAGATCGAGTCCTGCCCCGATACCATCCACTGCTACAAAGAAAGCAAAAATCACCGATGCATATTTGAAAGAACTTCTGGCATATCATGAGCCAGTGTTTGATAGACCACCTCCAACCACAATAGGAATCTTGGATATGAATCAATTAGAACATTCAACTAAAACCATGCAAAAATGTGTCTCCAGTATACTTGAAAAGGCACCTAATTGTAACCAATTACAATATCTCATTGAATCTAACGAGATAGATAATAGTACCAGAATTGAATTACAAGACAATCCATTGATAAGCACAGCAACAAAATTAAAGTCATTACatgaaattggaaaattaCCAATTCTAGACCAAATCATCAATGATGAAGTCGAAATAAGTGagaatgatttgaaaaatttgaaaaaagtgcctgtcaaatcaaattctgTCAAAGTAAATTCTCATCGTGATACTGTACCAGAAATTGAATCTACCGGGGTTGACCATGACATGCCACCGTTACCACCAATAAAAGATCCCAAGTTGTTTGAACGAGTTTTTGTTCACAGATCCACAGTCAATAACAAGCAATATCTTGAAGCTAATCAATTGTTGCATAGTCATAATGAACGATTAGAATTCTATGGGGACTCgattttgaataatttagTGACCcttataattttcaaagaGTTCCCTGATTCAGCCGAAGGTGATTTATCGAAAATTAGATCAAGATTAGTTAACAATAAGACATTAGTTAAATTCGCCTTTCAATATGGATTCGACAAGAAGTTACGTACTAGAATAAGTGAAAATGTATTAAAGACTGGTGATCAGAAAATCTTTGCTGATGTATTTGAGGCATATATCGGAGCATTAGCATTAGAAAAAGGTCTTGAAGTGGAAGATGTCAAGGAATGGCTTGCTAAATTGTATGCGCCATTGATTCATGAgttgaaaattgaatatattgaGGATCCAATTGATAGAGAGGccaaatccaaattatATGCACTTATAGGTCAAGATGATTTACATCCAATATATAACACTATTCAAATGGGTGATGGAATTAATCATAAATTTATAGTTCAATGCACTATCAATGGAGAAGAATTAGGTCGTGGTTCAGCCAATAGTTTGAAAGAGGCAGGGTTAAGAGCTGCCATGGCAGGACTAAATAATActgaaattttgaaaaaatactTTGTGGCACgtcaacaaattgaaagacCAATTAAATTACAACGACTCGAAAGAGAAAATGCCAAGAAGAGGGAAATTGCAGAAAGATTAGAACAGGAAAAGAATAATCTCCCTTCTACACCGCTGTCGCCAATTAGAACCTCGATGTTTCCTATCCCagttaatgaaaatgaaccATTGGACATTGATgccaaaaacaaattgtatGGTATCCTTGGTAGAAAAATTGGTGACAAACCGATTTATCTTACATCTCAGGTAAATGGTAATTTGTTTAGAGTGGTATTAAACGTTAGAAGCATTTTGATTTGTGAAGCAACTGATCCATCGAAGAAGAAAGCCATGGCCAGAGTAGCTCAAACATTATTGGAAAATGAAAGTGCAATGAGAGAAATTTGTAAAGATTTCCGAACTAGGGACTCACCAGAATAG
- a CDS encoding general amino acid permease, putative (Similar to S. cerevisiae AGP3;~possibly fungus-specific), whose translation MSIPTKNLESIRSQELDSDQSISYDSTTGLKHGLKDRHLSLIALAGIIGPGIMIGASLALASGPAALLLGFGIIGIVAFCMMQSLGEIATMYPTGATFSTLGAKFVDYSWGGAVGWNYVIIWIAVLANEYNTTASVLQFWGPQVPLYGYVLILWAVFTAFQFLGVSVWGEFEFWLALIKIVGLVTFYIFSIVYCAGGVKGTKAFGFHYWNDPGAFANGFKSFVSTLTFASTFYSGCEVTAIAASEAKNPSRALPKAIRQTFWRILIVYIGIAISYGLTVPYDDPRLSKGSKTLKSPMTIAIQRAGWDGGAHLINAFIIVVCISAISSSIYTGSRSMVNLANEGCAPSILKRVNGQGVPYAAVILMSTLGLISLMNQSTGAANAYQYIVNLSGVAVFIVWGNVCFYHIRFRQAMKLQGRSLDEIPFKGLLYPYLPILGLVLNVFLALIQGWSYFKPFDAGNWVDAYVLLPFFFVLYFGFKLWHKSKWVNLREVDLDEGRREDDEKGVDSNKWMI comes from the coding sequence ATGTCTATCCCGACTAAAAACTTGGAACTGATACGGTCACAAGAACTAGATAGTGACCAATCGATATCGTACGACTCGACCACTGGTCTTAAACATGGATTAAAAGATCGACATCTAAGTTTAATTGCTCTTGCTGGAATCATTGGGCCTGGTATCATGATCGGGGCAAGTTTGGCCTTGGCTTCTGGTCCTGCAGCATTATTGTTAGGGTTTGGAATCATTGGTATAGTTGCATTTTGTATGATGCAAAGTCTTGGTGAAATCGCCACCATGTACCCAACCGGAGCAACATTTTCCACCTTGGGAGCAAAATTCGTTGATTATTCTTGGGGTGGTGCTGTTGGTTGGAATTATGTTATTATTTGGATAGCTGTTTTGGCTAATGAGTACAACACTACGGCTTCTGTATTACAATTTTGGGGACCGCAAGTGCCTCTTTATGGATATGTATTAATATTATGGGCTGTGTTTACTGCTTTCCAATTTTTGGGAGTTTCAGTATGGGGAGAATTTGAGTTTTGGTTAgcattaataaaaattgtcGGATTAGTTACATTCTATATATTTTCCATTGTTTATTGTGCTGGTGGGGTTAAGGGAACTAAAGCATTTGGTTTCCATTATTGGAATGACCCAGGAGCTTTTGCTAATGGGTTTAAATCGTTTGTTTCAACATTAACTTTTGCCAGTACTTTCTATTCTGGTTGTGAAGTGACAGCAATCGCTGCTTCAGAAGCTAAAAATCCAAGTCGAGCATTACCCAAAGCCATTAGACAAACGTTCTGGAGAATATTGATTGTCTACATTGGAATTGCCATTAGTTATGGTTTGACCGTTCCATATGATGATCCAAGGTTATCAAAAGGTTCCAAAACTTTGAAATCACCAATGACAATTGCCATTCAAAGAGCAGGATGGGATGGGGGTGCTCATTTGATCAATGcctttattattgttgtctGTATCCTGGCTATTAGTTCGTCAATTTACACTGGTTCCAGATCTATGGTCAATTTGGCAAACGAAGGATGTGCTCCAAGTATACTCAAACGAGTAAATGGCCAAGGTGTTCCCTATGCCGCAGTTATTTTAATGAGTACCTTAGGGTTAATCTCGTTAATGAATCAAAGCACCGGTGCTGCCAATGCTTATCAGTACATTGTTAATCTTTCTGGTGTTGCCGTGTTCATTGTGTGGGGTAACGTTTGCTTTTATCATATTCGGTTCAGACAGGCCATGAAATTACAAGGTCGGTCATTGGATGAGATACCATTCAAAGGATTGTTGTACCCTTATTTGCCAATACTAGGTCTTGTATTAAATGTTTTTTTGGCTTTAATTCAAGGTTGGTCCTATTTCAAGCCGTTTGATGCTGGAAATTGGGTTGATGCATACGTGTTGTTgccatttttctttgtgtTATATTTTGGGTTTAAACTTTGGCATAAATCGAAATGGGTGAATTTGCGAGAAGTTGATTTAGATGAAGGTAGAAGAGAAGACGATGAAAAGGGAGTAGACAGCAACAAATGGATGATATAA
- the SUR1 (CSR1, ZAP1) gene encoding zinc finger-containing transcription factor, putative → MLPIAGGPQNTNHEMGDANEVQVEFSRNKIPETLIKNLPVDGKVITHGYVHGHIHKHKDHTHIHGHIHNHDHSTDLNTQINDRSIQPISKEYNQPNFNFSCPELDDLDFCKDVFCNDLDDCFYLSCGDSKNSNTCDVNCCDSRVDEICCTNDQCVEPNSVQPSSCEKSDHLECCADPRCESYDICHSNLGDQSSVCTDPNCSEIDTCCSSLPQPTLPSHSENNLCQPQLSKRPIFEDLITNVHLSCKQTQSQKTNNVYPPKKKIKCESDFDIHFPHECHQDYKKPSTTTTTNHQLHQSCFHTTIPDRKNTSLEYDEKLMSDFDFVIQFNNFNQLLNTAPKHEPQQEQPNQFSKTTDFNEESTTRPMSYSCQWENCFKRLNNNTFLNHVIEDHLEKEEIVKTENSNYQCEWNECNFTDNDFNSLINHLKSHQPSNQIETSSGSSLLNHVTNNYALTPLSCSISNDASPVVALQSPQAPDLNITSVKIVPKSKKSCKPKVKKEEKDVDLEFTCNWQVGTDDNGDPLYCNIKHQSPGELHSHLLDVHIGSGKHEYYCCWRGCERHNGKVFTQKQKLIRHIHIHTNFKPCKCDICGASFAVESVLQQHYRVHSGEKPFKCPICDKTFATSSSLSIHTRVHTGERPLACKWPGCNKRFSESSNLAKHMKIHTKKFNCEICGQSFDKKASFNRHVLEHSTEK, encoded by the coding sequence ATGTTACCAATTGCGGGTGGTCCACAGAATACTAATCATGAGATGGGCGATGCTAATGAAGTTCAGGTTGAATTTTCCAGAAACAAGATACCAGAAACATTGATAAAAAACTTGCCAGTAGATGGGAAGGTAATAACTCATGGTTATGTCCATGGTCATATTCATAAACATAAAGACCATACCCATATACATGGTCACATCCATAATCATGATCACAGCACAGATTTAAATACACAGATAAATGATAGGTCGATTCAACCAATTTCCAAAGAGTATAATCAACCCAATTTCAACTTTTCATGCCCTGAGTTGGACGACTTGGATTTTTGCAAAGACGTGTTTTGTAATGATCTTGACGattgtttttatttgagTTGTGGTGATAGTAAGAATTCTAACACTTGTGATGTAAATTGCTGTGATTCTCGAGTTGACGAAATTTGTTGTACCAATGATCAATGTGTGGAACCAAACCTGGTGCAGCCACTGTCATGTGAGAAATCTGACCATCTTGAGTGTTGTGCTGATCCTCGCTGTGAATCATATGATATCTGCCATTCCAATTTAGGGGATCAATCGAGTGTTTGTACAGATCCTAACTGCTCGGAAATTGATACTTGTTGTTCGTCATTGCCACAACCTACACTCCCTTCTCATCtggaaaataatttatgtCAACCACAACTCTCAAAGAGACCGAtatttgaagatttaattACAAACGTACATTTGAGTTGTAAACAAACCCAATCACAAAAAACCAACAATGTTTATCCTCCtaagaagaaaattaaaTGTGAGTCTGATTTTGATATACATTTCCCTCATGAATGCCATCAAGATTATAAAAAACCAtccactaccaccaccacaaacCACCAGCTTCATCAATCATGTTTCCATACTACTATACCTGATAGGAAAAATACATCTTTAGAATATGATGAGAAACTAATGtctgattttgattttgtcatacagtttaataatttcaatcaaCTATTAAATACTGCACCAAAACACGAACCACAACAGGAGCAACCgaatcaattttcaaagaCCACAGATTTCAACGAAGAGTCAACTACTAGACCCATGCTGTATTCATGTCAATGGgaaaattgtttcaaaagATTGAATAACAATACATTTCTTAATCATGTTATCGAAGATCATTTAGAAAAAGAGGAAATTGTTAAAACTGAGAACTCCAATTATCAATGTGAATGGAATGAATGTAATTTTactgataatgattttaattctttgataaatcatttaaaatcTCATCAACCTTCCAACCAAATAGAGACATCTAGTGGCTCATCACTATTGAATCACGTAACAAATAACTATGCCTTAACACCATTATCATGTTCAATATCTAATGATGCTTCTCCTGTGGTTGCTTTACAAAGCCCACAGGCACCTGATTTAAATATTACTTCAGTGAAAATTGTCCctaaaagtaaaaaaagTTGCAAACCAAAAGTgaagaaagaagagaaGGACGTGGATTTAGAGTTTACTTGTAATTGGCAAGTTGGTACTGATGACAATGGAGACCCACTTTATTGTAATATAAAACATCAATCTCCTGGTGAATTACATAGTCATTTACTTGATGTCCATATAGGATCAGGGAAACAtgaatattattgttgttggcGAGGTTGTGAACGTCATAATGGGAAAGTTTTCACACAAAAACAGAAACTAATTCGTCATATTCATATCCATACTAATTTTAAACCTTGTAAATGTGATATTTGTGGGGCATCATTTGCTGTAGAATCGGTATTGCAACAACATTATCGAGTTCATTCAGGTGAGAAGCCATTCAAATGTCCTATTTGTGATAAAACATTTGCCACTAgttcttcattatcaatcCATACTAGAGTACATACAGGAGAAAGACCGTTGGCTTGTAAATGGCCCGGATGCAATAAACGGTTTAGTGAAAGTTCAAATTTAGCTAAACATATGAAAATCCATACCAAGAAATTTAATTGTGAAATATGTGGGCAATCGTTTGATAAAAAGGCACTGTTTAATCGACATGTTTTAGAACATTCAACTGagaaataa
- a CDS encoding topoisomerase II-associated deadenylation-dependent mRNA-decapping factor, putative (Similar to S. cerevisiae PAT1;~In S. cerevisiae: also required for faithful chromosome transmission, maintenance of rDNA locus stability, and protection of mRNA 3'-UTRs from trimming) — protein sequence MSFFGFDPAAPPQGANQKDDVYDFENTYDGLGELQEDDAFNQETFGTSTSEIRKDFEFSQGESQQSESYAKASAPPAQTISYAQAATVPVNDDEFMQELWGSSNAPSKNHTDSTEEKTAGGQSEKKILSLEEIEAQLTAIDPSQQPPLPQQQFPPQPYGVPGMMPPPPQFGYMMAPGFMPPQYPYPGMIPQQMPPMQQGQFPPPQPQQQQQQQQQQPQPQQQQQTAGPVDKQVSEGPARSPASKKTQKVDLSNFPVLGSKEAQSHQQSTPQQQVQSQQQRHHHHYNQHYQHGHQREPSQELTPEQQEKAARRQEKVSRIMKYSGIMNPKDKDFVTRFQLSQIVTEDPYNEDFYAQVFKVIHPKTINGAQQSTQQNNSIAQAYLDHSGHRLGGRYKRADVALQRMQQQVQKAVTVAKERPKLTQYAKEGALGKISFGSGKKPRQQLEIISKAAERQKQENQIGKKEGVKHYSKKDILSILENIIGELMNVESESRTRADVDTSKLWESLKVLEQSSSSGDEESEVNPFIQCLNYNKMLKILLRLFKFLTREQILTIVTLIMSNLENLLVIKNGSYTTYPNKKVPENIVKLVEAYTLTFSKVLMNAVLDFKFNEIIGLLVILIEHNNVSFVSTTKIGLSILTTLLSRAELIIGEGSISATDLSEWSSCYDELFTSLESRIAAIFPPNPEDVDDGSSGENYIWQFLATLSLGGKLSHQRIIVDEVRDEIFCVMNRAKAIANTDMANLYKKQNLLNNLNMYLVVMGLVADETEIKELQQ from the coding sequence ATGTCATTTTTTGGGTTTGATCCAGCAGCTCCTCCTCAAGGAGCCAATCAAAAAGATGATGTTTACGACTTTGAGAATACTTATGATGGGTTAGGTGAATTACAGGAAGATGATGCTTTCAATCAAGAAACATTTGGAACTAGTACCAGtgaaattagaaaagattttgaatttagtCAAGGAGAGTCTCAACAATCTGAGTCATATGCAAAGGCCTCGGCACCTCCTGCCCAAACTATTAGTTATGCCCAGGCAGCAACAGTTCCAgtaaatgatgatgagttTATGCAAGAATTATGGGGATCATCTAATGCACCAAGCAAGAACCATACTGACTCCACTGAAGAAAAGACAGCAGGTGGTCAATCTGAGAAAAAGATTTTGTCtttagaagaaattgagGCCCAATTAACTGCAATTGATCCTTCTCAACAACCACCTCTTCCTCAGCAACAATTTCCTCCTCAACCTTATGGGGTTCCAGGAATGATGCCTCCACCTCCACAATTTGGGTACATGATGGCGCCAGGATTTATGCCACCTCAGTATCCTTATCCCGGTATGATTCCACAACAAATGCCACCTATGCAGCAAGGTCAATTTCCACCTCCGCAACcacagcagcaacagcaacagcaacagcaacaacctcaacctcaacaacaacaacagacCGCAGGTCCTGTAGATAAACAAGTTTCAGAAGGTCCTGCTCGTTCTCCAGCTTCCAAGAAGACACAAAAAGTGGATTTGTCTAATTTCCCAGTTTTAGGATCAAAGGAGGCACAATCGCATCAACAGAGCACTCCCCAGCAACAAGTGCAACTGCAACAGCAACgccatcatcatcattataatcaacattatcaacatGGTCACCAGCGTGAGCCTCTGCAAGAGCTTACACcagaacaacaagaaaaagctGCTAGAagacaagaaaaagtttCTCGAATCATGAAATACTCGGGGATTATGAATCctaaagataaagattTTGTGACCAGATTTCAATTATCTCAAATTGTTACTGAAGATCCTTATAACGAAGATTTTTATGCTCAAGTTTTCAAAGTTATTCATCCAAAGACAATTAATGGTGCTCAACAATCTACtcaacaaaacaattctATTGCTCAAGCTTACTTGGATCATAGTGGTCATAGATTAGGTGGACGTTATAAAAGAGCTGATGTTGCTTTACAAAGAATGCAACAGCAAGTTCAAAAAGCAGTTACTGTTGCTAAAGAAAGACCCAAGTTGACTCAATATGCCAAAGAGGGAGCTCTTGGTAAGATTTCTTTTGGTAGTGGTAAAAAACCAAGAcaacaattggaaattatCAGTAAAGCTGCTGAGAGACAAAAGCAGGAAAACCAAATTGGCAAGAAAGAAGGGGTTAAGCATTATAGCAAAAAAGACATTTTAAGTATATTAGAGAATATTATTGGTGAATTAATGAATGTTGAAAGTGAATCAAGAACCCGAGCTGATGTTGATACTAGTAAATTATGGGAGTCATTGAAAGTATTGGAACAATCGTCATCATCCGGTGATGAAGAAAGTGAAGTCAACCCATTCATTCAATGTTTGAACTATAACAAAATGTTAAAGATTTTGCTTCGTCttttcaagtttttaaCTAGAGAACAAATATTAACTATTGTAACATTAATCATGTCtaatttagaaaatttgTTAGTGATCAAGAATGGATCATATACTACGTATCCTAACAAGAAAGTACCAGAAAATATTGTCAAATTGGTTGAAGCTTATACTTTaacattttcaaaagtGTTGATGAATGCAGTATtggatttcaaatttaatgaaatcatTGGATTATTAGTTATTTTAATTGAGCACAATAATGTTTCATTTGTGTCTACCACCAAGATTGGGTTATCTATATTGACAACATTGTTATCACGTGCAGAATTAATCATTGGTGAAGGATCGATATCGGCCACTGATTTATCGGAATGGTCATCATGTTATGATGAATTGTTTACATCATTAGAATCGAGAATTGCTGCTATTTTCCCACCCAATCCtgaagatgttgatgatggttCTTCTGGGGAAAACTATATATGGCAATTTTTAGCCACATTATCGTTGGGTGGTAAATTGAGTCATCAAagaattattgttgatgaagtacgtgatgaaattttttgtgTGATGAATCGAGCTAAAGCCATTGCCAACACTGATATGGCTAATTTGTATAAGAAACagaatttgttgaataatttgaatatgtATTTGGTTGTTATGGGGTTGGTAGCAGATGAGACGGAAATCAAAGAACTTCAACAATAG
- a CDS encoding L-asparaginase, putative yields MNDILIIHIGAGKHDPNKSENYKTLLRNALTRPSITEASDVIESSSLTNTGHGSSLNLLGKVECDASYISNDKVGAIVNMTCEKPTKELFRIFQYLDTLYDSDETDLTPPVMLVYPSLKNLIPNIMDGNLVSAKSRKIYDTYKDKIFQGKHLDHYTIPNEVSDTIGITHISDTETTIVTSSGGNFFKLPGRIGCAGVIGAAIARKKLSDCEICCMCSGNGEQIIKSKLAWEIANSIANVAGDEYGGYLEKMIYELNPRFYVGFIIVLNYGSQTQLLYGHTTETFYFGFRSPNQTRIVLSSSDKLGYFTFGEYSLH; encoded by the coding sequence ATGAACgatatattaattattcACATTGGAGCAGGTAAACATGACCCTAATAAGCTGGAAAACTACAAAACACTACTACGAAATGCATTAACGAGGCCATCAATAACAGAAGCAAGTGATGTCATTGAATCATCCTCACTAACTAATACAGGCCATGGTTCATCATTAAATCTATTAGGCAAAGTAGAATGTGATGCAAGCTATATAAGTAATGACAAGGTAGGGGCAATTGTTAATATGACCTGTGAGAAACCTACCAAGGAGTTGTTTCGGATATTTCAATATCTCGATACCTTGTACGATTCAGACGAAACCGATTTAACACCACCAGTAATGTTAGTTTATCCACTGTTGAAAAACTTAATCCCCAATATAATGGATGGCAATTTGGTATCGGCAAAATCAAGGAAAATATATGACACCTATAAGGACAAGATTTTTCAAGGTAAGCATTTAGACCATTACACCATACCCAATGAAGTTTCTGATACTATTGGTATTACCCATATATCTGACACCGAGACAACGATTGTGACATCATCAGGAGGCAACTTTTTTAAATTACCTGGTAGGATAGGATGTGCTGGTGTTATTGGAGCGGCTATAGCTCGAAAGAAGCTTAGTGATTGCGAAATCTGTTGTATGTGTTCCGGAAATGGAGaacaaattatcaaaagtaAGTTGGCATGGGAAATAGCCAATAGCATCGCTAATGTTGCTGGTGATGAGTATGGTGGATATCTTGAAAAAATGATATATGAATTAAACCCAAGATTTTATGTTGGCTTTATCATTGTTCTAAACTATGGATCACAGACCCAGCTACTTTATGGACACACCACAGAAACTTTCTACTTTGGTTTCCGATCACCAAATCAAACAAGAATCGTTTTAAGTAGTTCAGATAAATTGGGATACTTTACATTCGGAGAGTACAGTCTCCATTGA